In Panacibacter ginsenosidivorans, the following proteins share a genomic window:
- a CDS encoding Crp/Fnr family transcriptional regulator gives MLELLNYINKFQKLDNETAQAVQNLFVEEVYKKDELLVEAGKICTKVFFIKSGFVRRFFIYNEEEVTIWFYGSNQMTTSMPSFFEQKPAYEYLQACEDTVIYSISFNDEQKLLDKYPLFTKFHTKQLRYFLAGIDEVNYRFKLMTAKEKYNAMLAFAPEIMQKAKLKHVASFLDITQETLSRIRASII, from the coding sequence ATGTTAGAATTATTAAATTATATAAATAAATTTCAAAAACTTGATAATGAGACAGCACAGGCTGTACAGAATCTATTTGTAGAAGAAGTATACAAGAAAGATGAATTACTTGTGGAAGCAGGAAAAATTTGCACTAAGGTATTCTTTATAAAATCGGGCTTTGTACGCAGGTTTTTCATATACAACGAAGAGGAAGTAACTATTTGGTTTTATGGCAGCAATCAAATGACTACTTCTATGCCCAGTTTTTTTGAACAAAAACCTGCATATGAATATTTACAGGCATGTGAGGATACTGTGATTTATTCCATCTCTTTTAATGACGAACAAAAACTCTTGGATAAATATCCATTGTTTACTAAATTTCATACAAAGCAGTTAAGATACTTTCTTGCCGGTATTGATGAAGTTAACTATAGATTTAAGTTAATGACAGCGAAAGAAAAATATAATGCCATGCTAGCTTTTGCTCCCGAAATCATGCAAAAGGCAAAGTTGAAACATGTCGCCTCATTTTTGGACATTACCCAAGAAACTTTGAGCCGCATCAGAGCTTCAATTATTTGA
- a CDS encoding GNAT family N-acetyltransferase, with protein sequence MHEIFYRLLGPDDLGEYRRIRINCLEQYPNNFGTTSQEERNSEVLKLDNSISQPDSYNFTIGAFNTDKTLIGICGFLAETRQKTKHRGEVVQMFVDPNYKGQGVGQILLQKTIDKAFSSELIEQIILSAVFENEKAVKLYKRAGFVEYGRLQNYFKSATVYTTQSFFVLNKPGIR encoded by the coding sequence ATGCATGAAATATTCTATCGGTTATTGGGGCCAGACGATCTTGGCGAATATCGTAGGATTAGAATCAATTGCCTCGAACAATATCCAAATAATTTCGGAACAACTTCCCAAGAAGAGAGAAATTCTGAAGTTTTGAAATTAGATAATTCAATTTCCCAACCTGACAGTTATAATTTTACAATCGGCGCATTTAATACAGATAAAACATTAATTGGCATATGCGGTTTCCTCGCTGAAACAAGGCAAAAAACAAAACATCGTGGCGAGGTAGTTCAAATGTTTGTTGACCCTAACTATAAAGGACAAGGTGTAGGGCAAATCTTATTACAAAAAACCATTGATAAGGCATTTAGTAGCGAGTTGATTGAGCAAATAATTTTGAGTGCTGTTTTCGAAAATGAAAAGGCAGTGAAACTTTATAAAAGGGCAGGTTTTGTTGAATATGGCCGGCTTCAAAATTATTTCAAGTCTGCCACAGTATATACAACTCAATCATTTTTTGTCTTAAATAAGCCGGGCATCCGCTAA
- a CDS encoding glycosyltransferase, translating into MKISIVVYDTRGGVQPMLALADGLIKRGHEVLFCANPENEKLVTSYNCPFRPFGPNVREQMKINAAAKKSPDSFSSAKGLKKEIEKQIEFLPKIIQGSDLVLASGIVFGVRSAAEIAKVPFRLVIFYPSALGPGNTGSFLERLKFNMGMSMLNKLLKGTINKKRKEGGISPINNVVKYFGGDNIIVASDVVLNKVRDGVKATYTQTGYMFLSPLQELSKDVEDFITAGKPPVFISFGSNPISNPGKLTDIFEEVSKKTNQRLIISKGWAELATINSSPNVLYVDDVPFDLLFPKMTAIIHHGGSGTMAYAAKAGVAQAAFPYMFDQFENRKTIVKLGLGPHSCDFKKISVSALIAAINDCVNNKRYKENALEIAQKLQDSKGLEKTIALIEKI; encoded by the coding sequence ATGAAAATTTCAATAGTAGTATATGATACAAGGGGGGGAGTTCAACCAATGCTTGCATTAGCAGATGGATTGATAAAAAGGGGACATGAAGTATTGTTTTGCGCTAATCCGGAGAATGAGAAGTTAGTAACAAGTTACAATTGTCCTTTCAGACCTTTCGGTCCAAATGTGAGAGAACAAATGAAAATAAATGCCGCCGCTAAAAAATCGCCGGATAGTTTTTCGTCTGCTAAAGGACTAAAAAAGGAGATCGAAAAACAGATAGAGTTTCTTCCGAAAATTATTCAGGGGTCAGATTTAGTGTTAGCTTCCGGAATTGTTTTTGGCGTAAGGTCTGCTGCTGAAATTGCCAAAGTCCCTTTTCGATTAGTAATTTTTTACCCTTCGGCATTAGGCCCAGGAAACACCGGTTCTTTTCTGGAACGTTTGAAATTTAATATGGGCATGTCAATGCTAAATAAACTACTAAAAGGCACAATAAATAAAAAAAGAAAAGAAGGAGGGATATCACCTATTAATAATGTAGTTAAATATTTTGGAGGTGATAACATAATTGTTGCTTCTGATGTTGTTCTAAATAAAGTACGAGATGGTGTTAAGGCAACATACACCCAAACGGGTTATATGTTTTTATCTCCATTGCAAGAATTATCCAAGGATGTTGAAGACTTTATCACAGCCGGGAAACCTCCTGTATTTATTAGCTTTGGCAGTAACCCAATATCAAATCCTGGTAAGTTAACTGATATATTTGAAGAGGTATCAAAGAAAACAAACCAACGATTAATAATATCAAAGGGATGGGCAGAACTGGCAACAATTAATTCTTCACCCAACGTCTTGTATGTTGATGATGTTCCGTTTGATTTGTTATTTCCTAAAATGACTGCAATCATACATCATGGTGGAAGCGGTACGATGGCGTATGCAGCAAAAGCAGGTGTTGCCCAAGCTGCATTTCCCTATATGTTTGACCAGTTTGAGAACCGTAAGACAATTGTCAAATTAGGATTGGGTCCACATTCTTGTGATTTTAAAAAGATATCAGTTTCTGCTTTAATAGCCGCAATCAATGATTGTGTAAACAATAAGAGGTATAAAGAAAACGCATTAGAGATAGCACAGAAACTACAAGACTCAAAAGGTTTGGAAAAGACGATCGCATTAATTGAAAAGATTTGA
- a CDS encoding DUF4288 domain-containing protein: MKWYLAKLVYQIVCGDGAHTPQFDEQLRLIMAEDELHAFQKARSIGEKEQDNFLNNFNKPVRWKFIDVPELHAMNALIDGAEMYSRIREEDNADIYIRVTQLKAAHLLENSVHQCIRLN, encoded by the coding sequence ATGAAATGGTACCTTGCTAAATTAGTTTACCAGATTGTTTGCGGAGATGGCGCACATACGCCACAGTTTGATGAACAATTGCGTCTTATAATGGCGGAAGATGAATTGCATGCATTTCAGAAAGCAAGAAGCATTGGCGAAAAGGAACAGGATAATTTTTTAAACAATTTTAATAAACCGGTACGCTGGAAATTCATTGACGTGCCTGAACTGCACGCAATGAACGCGTTGATAGACGGCGCTGAAATGTATTCAAGAATACGCGAAGAAGATAATGCCGATATTTATATTCGTGTTACACAATTAAAAGCTGCACATTTATTGGAGAATAGTGTGCACCAATGTATACGATTAAATTAG
- a CDS encoding sensor histidine kinase → MYTIKLASLSTTASPQKKLRNINGAWWTAISIAQAFGLTGFALTNTQVITDSLISNLLLAGSCILIFNNMRYYLPRQEKYWYVLVISIIISSIWLFIVNLVLKMIFKNDDHYLLFLKQSLPVRFIFSLLMVGCMSMISLLWYTQEEQQEMETRKTEAERLTKEAELFKLRQQLQPHFLFNSLNSISALTGSQPEKARHMIQQLSDFLRGTLRRDEQQWSTLKEELEYLQLYLDIEKVRFGYRLQTTINCEEATLQMKLPSLLLQPVVENAIKFGLYDTVGEVMISISAVKKNELLEVKVENPFDAETAQPLQGTGFGLASIKRRLFLLFARHDLLETTSGNDLFITTITIPPLQ, encoded by the coding sequence ATGTATACGATTAAATTAGCATCATTGAGTACAACTGCATCGCCACAAAAAAAATTACGCAATATTAATGGCGCATGGTGGACCGCCATCAGCATTGCACAGGCCTTTGGGTTAACGGGTTTTGCATTGACCAACACACAGGTTATTACCGACAGCCTTATAAGTAATTTATTACTTGCGGGCAGTTGTATACTGATCTTTAATAATATGCGTTATTACCTGCCACGCCAGGAAAAATATTGGTATGTGCTTGTGATCAGTATTATTATAAGCAGCATCTGGCTATTTATCGTGAACCTGGTTTTAAAAATGATCTTTAAAAATGATGATCACTATTTATTATTCTTAAAACAATCGCTTCCGGTAAGGTTTATATTTTCTTTATTAATGGTGGGTTGCATGAGCATGATAAGCCTGCTTTGGTACACACAGGAAGAACAGCAGGAAATGGAAACAAGAAAAACAGAGGCAGAAAGATTAACGAAGGAAGCGGAGTTATTTAAACTGCGGCAGCAACTGCAGCCGCATTTTTTATTCAACAGTTTAAATTCAATCAGCGCTTTAACCGGCAGCCAGCCGGAAAAAGCCAGGCACATGATTCAACAGCTGAGTGATTTTTTGAGGGGTACATTAAGAAGAGACGAACAGCAATGGAGCACCTTGAAAGAAGAACTGGAATACCTGCAGTTGTATCTTGATATTGAGAAAGTAAGATTTGGTTACAGGTTGCAAACCACGATTAATTGTGAAGAAGCAACCTTACAAATGAAGTTGCCATCACTGCTGCTGCAGCCAGTAGTAGAAAATGCTATAAAATTCGGGTTGTATGATACGGTTGGAGAAGTGATGATAAGCATCAGCGCAGTAAAGAAAAATGAATTACTGGAAGTAAAAGTAGAAAACCCGTTTGATGCAGAAACTGCACAACCATTACAGGGAACAGGTTTTGGGCTTGCCTCTATAAAAAGAAGGTTGTTTCTGTTATTTGCAAGGCATGATCTTTTAGAAACCACATCGGGCAACGATCTGTTTATTACAACGATAACAATACCACCATTGCAATAA
- a CDS encoding LytR/AlgR family response regulator transcription factor, whose product MKVIIIDDEPLARSIVKEYLLQYPAIELVQECNDGFEGVKAINQHQPDLIFLDIQMPKINGFEMLELIDSPPQVIFTTAFEEYAIKAFETHAVDYLLKPFSKDRFDKAMQKLFAQQKNNTEKTKEVLEEVAKSPAQSNRVVLKDGGKIKIIPVTQIQYLEAADDYVKIHTAEGGFLKKKTMQFFEDSLTAFQFVRVHRSYIINTQLITRIDVHEKDSHLVLLSTGIRIPVSKQGYAKLKEVLGL is encoded by the coding sequence ATGAAAGTTATAATCATTGATGATGAGCCACTGGCAAGAAGTATTGTAAAAGAATATTTACTACAGTATCCTGCCATTGAACTGGTGCAGGAATGCAACGATGGTTTTGAAGGTGTAAAAGCTATTAATCAGCACCAGCCAGATCTTATTTTTCTTGACATACAAATGCCCAAGATCAATGGTTTTGAAATGCTGGAACTGATCGATAGCCCGCCACAGGTAATTTTTACAACAGCTTTTGAAGAGTATGCCATTAAAGCATTTGAAACACATGCTGTGGATTATTTATTAAAGCCTTTCAGCAAAGACCGTTTTGATAAAGCCATGCAAAAATTATTTGCACAGCAAAAAAATAATACGGAGAAAACAAAAGAAGTGCTGGAGGAAGTGGCAAAATCTCCTGCACAAAGCAACCGTGTTGTTTTAAAAGATGGTGGTAAAATAAAGATCATTCCCGTAACACAGATACAATACCTGGAAGCGGCGGATGACTATGTAAAGATCCACACTGCTGAAGGTGGTTTTTTAAAAAAGAAAACGATGCAATTTTTTGAAGACAGTCTTACTGCATTTCAGTTTGTTCGTGTGCACCGTTCTTATATCATCAACACACAATTGATAACGCGGATAGATGTACACGAAAAAGACAGTCATCTTGTATTGCTGAGTACGGGCATAAGAATTCCGGTAAGCAAACAAGGCTATGCAAAGTTGAAAGAAGTGCTGGGGTTGTAG
- the corA gene encoding magnesium/cobalt transporter CorA, producing MNEVINCAAYSKGLRVANVELKDIKHVLQQDDHFVWIGLHEPSEEMLNEVQQQFCLHDLAIEDAHNAHQRPKIETYGETIFIVLRTAQMNEKHHIDFGETHFFVGANFLVTVRHGSSLAYTEVRNRCESTPQLLGKGQGFALYAVMDSIVDQYFPVVDALETELTAIEEKIFSEKPSRQTTEQIYELKRELLEVKRAVSPLIDICNRLMRFDKKLIAEETQAYFRDIYDHAIRINEMVDNARELLNTALDANFSLISISQSEVSKKMAGWAAIIAVPTLVAGFYGMNFRFMPELEWQYGYPFVVTLTISSCIIVYLFFRKAGWL from the coding sequence ATGAATGAAGTAATTAATTGCGCTGCTTACTCCAAAGGCCTTCGTGTTGCAAACGTGGAATTGAAAGATATTAAACATGTGCTGCAACAGGATGATCATTTTGTATGGATAGGTTTACATGAACCAAGCGAAGAAATGTTGAATGAAGTGCAGCAACAATTCTGCCTGCACGATCTTGCAATAGAGGATGCACACAATGCGCACCAGCGCCCTAAAATTGAAACATACGGAGAAACTATTTTTATTGTATTGCGTACTGCGCAGATGAATGAAAAGCATCATATAGATTTTGGGGAAACGCATTTTTTTGTGGGCGCTAATTTTTTGGTTACGGTACGGCATGGTTCTTCTCTTGCTTATACTGAAGTTCGTAACCGTTGCGAAAGCACACCGCAATTATTAGGCAAAGGACAAGGCTTTGCCTTATATGCAGTGATGGACTCAATCGTTGATCAGTACTTTCCGGTGGTAGACGCGCTGGAAACAGAACTTACTGCCATAGAAGAAAAAATATTCAGCGAAAAACCAAGCCGGCAAACAACCGAACAGATCTATGAATTGAAACGTGAATTGCTGGAAGTAAAACGTGCCGTATCTCCGTTAATAGATATTTGTAACCGGCTGATGCGTTTTGATAAAAAACTGATAGCAGAAGAAACACAGGCTTATTTTCGCGACATATATGATCATGCTATCCGCATCAATGAAATGGTGGACAATGCACGTGAGTTACTCAATACTGCATTGGATGCTAACTTCTCACTTATCTCTATTTCGCAAAGCGAAGTATCAAAAAAAATGGCGGGCTGGGCCGCAATTATTGCCGTGCCTACATTGGTGGCAGGTTTCTATGGTATGAATTTCAGGTTTATGCCAGAGCTGGAATGGCAATATGGCTATCCTTTTGTGGTAACGCTTACGATCAGCTCCTGTATTATTGTTTATTTATTTTTCAGAAAAGCGGGATGGTTATAA
- a CDS encoding DMP19 family protein, with product MKGSDFTWIIFQPINDTLSGDPERRAVSAGILTDKQKALFYIWELERAVIGGELGFANFYYNYKSYYSETVKALKLINDTSMLKVVEGVNRVYLANKASITQKFKTWDWKYIQRKFKPYDKAFIAQHEKTMKLLETFVRLHADEFVRFKNR from the coding sequence TTGAAGGGCTCAGACTTTACTTGGATTATTTTTCAACCAATCAATGACACATTATCCGGTGACCCTGAAAGGAGAGCTGTATCAGCGGGAATACTTACCGACAAACAAAAGGCTTTGTTTTATATATGGGAACTTGAAAGGGCGGTTATTGGCGGCGAATTAGGCTTTGCAAACTTTTACTACAATTACAAGTCTTATTACTCGGAAACGGTCAAAGCATTAAAGCTTATCAATGATACAAGTATGCTAAAAGTTGTTGAGGGTGTGAACAGAGTTTATTTGGCAAATAAAGCTTCTATCACGCAAAAGTTTAAAACTTGGGACTGGAAGTATATCCAGAGAAAGTTCAAGCCCTATGACAAAGCTTTTATTGCTCAACATGAAAAGACAATGAAGCTGCTGGAAACCTTTGTCAGATTACACGCAGATGAATTTGTAAGATTTAAGAACCGATAA
- a CDS encoding LiaF transmembrane domain-containing protein translates to MTEQDQNQNEYRHRDGKVVTGVFFLIVGALLLANKMGAGIPDWLFSWPCILILVGIYTGVKHRFQHFGWVIMVGVGTLFLINNEFVNLNLHDYIAPIIFIGLGLMFITRPRHRWRGPDHWKNKEQWKKKWDDKWKDYANTSQPDSINTSDGEFIEVNSVFGSAKKLIFSKNFKGGEINCFMGGAEIDLTQADIQGPVIIEANQVFGGTKLVIPPHWDVKMEVTSVFAGMEDKRPPVATKVDPNKVLILKGTSVFAGIEIKSY, encoded by the coding sequence ATGACAGAGCAGGATCAAAATCAAAACGAATACAGGCACAGGGATGGAAAAGTTGTAACAGGCGTATTTTTCCTCATAGTAGGTGCATTATTACTGGCCAATAAAATGGGTGCAGGCATACCTGACTGGCTTTTTAGCTGGCCCTGTATACTTATTCTTGTTGGTATTTATACTGGTGTAAAACATAGATTCCAGCACTTCGGATGGGTGATAATGGTGGGCGTGGGTACACTGTTTCTTATAAACAATGAGTTTGTAAACCTTAACCTGCACGATTACATTGCGCCAATCATTTTTATAGGATTAGGCCTTATGTTTATTACAAGACCAAGACACAGATGGCGCGGGCCTGATCATTGGAAGAACAAAGAACAATGGAAAAAAAAATGGGATGACAAATGGAAAGATTATGCAAACACCAGCCAGCCCGACTCAATAAATACCAGCGATGGTGAATTCATAGAAGTAAATTCGGTATTCGGCAGTGCCAAGAAACTTATTTTCTCCAAAAATTTTAAAGGCGGTGAGATCAATTGTTTTATGGGTGGTGCAGAGATCGATCTTACACAGGCAGACATACAAGGGCCGGTTATCATTGAAGCAAACCAGGTATTTGGGGGCACCAAACTCGTTATCCCCCCGCATTGGGATGTAAAGATGGAAGTAACCAGCGTCTTTGCCGGTATGGAAGATAAACGTCCACCTGTTGCAACAAAAGTAGATCCCAATAAAGTGCTTATACTAAAAGGTACGAGTGTATTTGCTGGTATTGAAATAAAAAGTTACTAA
- a CDS encoding IS1182 family transposase, whose product MQGKKQYNEQLFKSFQLSDRVPEDNFYRRLKELLDLRWLYTTTKKYYGTEGQQSIDPVVFFKLILIGYLENLGSDRRIINTVSMRLDMLFFIGYDIDEALPWHSTLSRTRQLYGESVFKDLFRQVLKQCIDKGMVAGRRQAMDSVAVKANASMSRLAEKAVLDDGDDYTDELNDTDDGDKQNKTVSSARKRSVDLHHGWKAKAYKDMPKGSKEQQAASKFVSNHTHYSTTDADARISVKPGKPRQLNYHAQVSVDTAHHVITQIQADHANKKDSQCLSSLLKNTIDNLQQHDLEIDEVLADAGYSSGTALQALEDNNIEGYIPNFGQYKPSRDGFTYDKENDRYTCSRGVHLPFKKLTTTSLGYQMKVYRSSSKDCGHCPLRSKCIGKSDFKKIDDSVDKPLYDRMHARLQTNKAKRMKKIRSATVEPVLGTLVNFLNMRRVNTRGIRQANKCMLMAAIAYNIKKLMRFTTRKVQIDTKALQINLQNTFLFVLSFVSMYRDTYHLHLVKKQNQV is encoded by the coding sequence ATGCAAGGGAAAAAACAATACAACGAACAACTCTTTAAATCATTTCAGTTATCAGATCGTGTACCGGAGGATAACTTTTACCGCAGACTTAAAGAGCTGCTTGATCTTAGATGGCTATATACCACTACAAAAAAGTATTATGGTACAGAAGGTCAACAGAGCATTGACCCTGTTGTTTTTTTCAAACTAATTCTTATTGGTTATTTAGAGAACCTGGGTAGCGACAGACGCATCATTAACACAGTTAGCATGCGTTTGGATATGCTTTTTTTCATTGGTTATGATATAGACGAAGCCTTACCATGGCACAGTACTTTAAGCAGAACAAGACAGTTGTATGGAGAGTCTGTATTTAAGGATCTGTTCAGGCAGGTATTAAAGCAATGTATTGATAAAGGCATGGTAGCAGGCAGAAGACAAGCTATGGATAGTGTTGCCGTAAAAGCTAATGCAAGCATGAGCAGGCTTGCAGAAAAAGCAGTACTCGATGACGGGGATGATTATACAGATGAGCTCAATGATACGGATGACGGCGATAAACAAAACAAAACTGTATCATCAGCAAGAAAAAGATCTGTTGATCTTCATCATGGGTGGAAAGCCAAGGCGTATAAGGATATGCCCAAAGGGAGCAAAGAACAGCAGGCAGCATCAAAATTTGTAAGCAATCACACGCATTACAGCACTACGGATGCAGATGCAAGAATATCTGTAAAGCCGGGTAAGCCCAGGCAATTAAATTATCATGCACAGGTATCAGTAGATACAGCGCATCATGTCATTACACAGATACAGGCAGATCATGCCAATAAAAAAGACTCTCAGTGTTTATCCTCCTTATTAAAGAATACTATTGATAATTTACAGCAGCACGATCTTGAAATAGACGAAGTACTGGCAGATGCAGGTTATAGCAGCGGCACAGCATTGCAGGCATTGGAAGATAATAATATTGAAGGATATATACCCAACTTTGGTCAGTACAAACCATCAAGGGACGGGTTTACTTATGATAAAGAAAATGATCGTTACACCTGTTCAAGAGGTGTGCATCTGCCTTTTAAAAAACTTACAACAACAAGTCTTGGTTACCAGATGAAAGTATACCGGAGCAGTAGTAAAGACTGTGGTCACTGCCCATTAAGAAGCAAATGCATCGGCAAGAGTGACTTTAAAAAGATAGATGATTCTGTTGATAAACCTTTATATGATCGTATGCATGCAAGACTACAAACTAATAAAGCCAAACGGATGAAAAAGATAAGGAGTGCAACAGTTGAACCTGTACTTGGCACACTGGTCAACTTCTTAAACATGCGGCGGGTAAACACAAGGGGTATAAGACAGGCTAATAAATGTATGCTGATGGCAGCTATTGCTTATAATATTAAAAAACTGATGAGGTTTACAACAAGAAAAGTACAGATTGATACAAAAGCTTTGCAGATAAATCTGCAAAACACTTTTTTATTTGTTTTAAGCTTTGTCAGTATGTATAGAGACACCTATCATTTACACCTCGTAAAAAAACAAAATCAGGTATAA
- a CDS encoding TlpA disulfide reductase family protein encodes MTHQTKLAILILLIFSLHTYGQNSTGFEIAGEIENADGKKIYVAPTAQANAIDSAIVKSGKFTLKGKVKETDYYSLLVEGQPAYFPFILSNDKLKFKGNADSLRQASISGSKELKSAQKLRAIIKPFFASQSASFDSVFAAYNRGDSATGKKFEKLNVAITKRINDSIARFIKAHPSSYISLAQLNELQKSYGIQRAKKLFMSLSPILKNHSVGKQLKYQIFEAEQLTALNKKAITFQQADTANNIVRLSDFIGKYVLIDFWASWCGPCRAENPHLKKAYLKYFPKGFDILGVSLDNNKAAWIKAITKDELPWKNVSDLNGFKNSVAKSYAVTELPTNYLLDPQGKIIAKNLKGDSLIEKLKSLFGE; translated from the coding sequence ATGACACACCAAACTAAATTAGCCATCCTAATTTTATTGATTTTTTCTTTGCACACCTATGGACAAAACTCAACAGGATTCGAAATAGCAGGAGAAATTGAAAACGCTGATGGCAAAAAAATCTATGTAGCTCCAACGGCACAAGCAAATGCAATTGACTCTGCAATTGTAAAAAGTGGAAAGTTTACTTTAAAAGGCAAAGTAAAAGAGACCGATTATTACTCTTTATTGGTAGAAGGGCAACCGGCTTACTTCCCTTTTATTTTAAGCAATGACAAGTTAAAATTTAAAGGTAATGCTGACTCATTACGACAGGCTAGTATCAGTGGTTCTAAAGAATTAAAATCTGCCCAAAAACTAAGGGCTATTATTAAACCCTTTTTTGCATCTCAATCAGCATCCTTTGACAGTGTCTTTGCTGCATATAACCGTGGCGACTCTGCAACAGGTAAAAAGTTTGAAAAACTAAATGTTGCGATTACTAAAAGAATAAACGACTCTATTGCCCGCTTTATTAAAGCACATCCATCATCTTACATTAGCCTTGCTCAACTCAATGAACTTCAAAAAAGCTATGGAATACAAAGAGCAAAAAAGCTTTTCATGTCGTTGTCGCCTATCTTGAAAAATCATAGTGTTGGCAAGCAGTTGAAGTATCAAATATTTGAAGCGGAGCAGCTCACGGCACTTAACAAAAAAGCAATTACTTTTCAACAAGCTGACACAGCTAATAATATTGTTCGTTTATCAGACTTTATTGGAAAATATGTTTTAATTGACTTTTGGGCAAGTTGGTGTGGACCCTGCCGTGCTGAAAATCCCCATCTAAAAAAAGCTTATTTAAAATATTTTCCTAAAGGCTTTGACATATTAGGTGTATCACTTGACAATAACAAAGCAGCTTGGATAAAGGCTATTACCAAAGATGAACTTCCATGGAAAAACGTATCTGATTTAAATGGCTTTAAAAATTCAGTTGCAAAAAGTTATGCAGTAACAGAACTACCAACCAATTATTTGCTTGACCCACAAGGAAAGATTATTGCGAAGAATTTAAAAGGTGACAGTCTAATTGAAAAGCTAAAGTCTCTATTTGGAGAGTGA
- a CDS encoding SgcJ/EcaC family oxidoreductase — translation MNLALTQTLSKYSPYAITVDEFVQSADEKKIKAVFETMQAAWENNDAKTFTACFTEDSDFVNFRGDHFKGRENNITKHVQFKDTRLYINIKSIRFLNDEMAVVHAEGAVLEEWQQVSNCKLSYNTNILIKENGQWKITSFHNSRKEKQGIITRIMKWFRGKEK, via the coding sequence ATGAATCTTGCACTAACACAAACACTCAGCAAATATTCACCATACGCTATTACGGTAGATGAGTTTGTACAATCAGCAGATGAAAAGAAAATTAAAGCAGTTTTCGAAACCATGCAAGCAGCCTGGGAAAATAATGATGCCAAAACATTTACTGCATGCTTTACAGAAGACAGCGATTTTGTAAACTTTCGCGGAGATCATTTTAAAGGAAGAGAAAATAATATCACAAAACATGTCCAGTTTAAAGACACCCGGCTTTATATAAACATAAAAAGCATCAGGTTCTTAAACGATGAAATGGCAGTGGTGCATGCAGAAGGCGCAGTATTGGAAGAATGGCAGCAGGTTAGTAACTGTAAGCTTTCTTATAACACAAACATTCTTATAAAAGAAAATGGTCAATGGAAAATAACTTCTTTTCACAATAGCCGTAAAGAGAAGCAAGGAATTATTACAAGAATAATGAAATGGTTTAGGGGAAAGGAAAAGTGA
- a CDS encoding tyrosine-type recombinase/integrase, whose amino-acid sequence MKANKQVTHTRPEQYKIFYNAKLKAGIRKEVGIHSLRHSFATHLLDKGTDIKYIKELPGHFDIKTTERYLHVSKQKLVNIISKLDDLLKNENIEW is encoded by the coding sequence TTGAAAGCGAACAAACAGGTAACGCATACCCGCCCAGAACAGTACAAAATCTTTTACAATGCGAAACTGAAAGCGGGAATCAGAAAAGAAGTTGGCATTCATAGTTTACGCCACAGTTTTGCAACCCATTTGCTTGATAAGGGAACAGATATTAAATATATAAAGGAGTTACCGGGACATTTCGATATTAAAACAACAGAAAGATATTTACACGTAAGTAAACAAAAACTTGTAAATATTATAAGCAAATTAGATGATCTATTGAAGAATGAAAATATAGAATGGTAG